Part of the marine bacterium B5-7 genome, AAATGAATACTCGTTTGCAAGTTGAACATCCTGTGACTGAAATGACGACAAAACAAGATTTAGTCGCCTGGCAATTGCATGTCGCCGCAGGCAATCCCCTACCCTGCACGCAAGCGGAACTAACTCAACATGGTCATGCCATTGAGGTGCGTTTATACGCTGAAGATCCCGCGAACCAATTCTTACCCTCTACGGGCGAGTTGGCCTTATTTCATGTACCATCTCATGATCCACATGTACGTTTAGATACGGGTGTACAAACGGGTGATCACATTACCCCTTTTTACGATCCAATGATCGCGAAGCTCATTGTCTGGGGAAATGATCGCCATGATGCTATTACGCGTATGCAACAGACATTAGCCGAGACGCATATTGTTGGTGTAAAAAATAATGTTGCTTTGCTTCGCCGTATTGTTGCACACCCCGACTTTGCTAATGCGAAGCTTTCTACTCACTTTATTGATATGCATCAAGATACACTGATGCCCGCGCCAACCCCCATGCCAGCAGATTGTATTTGCTTGGCTGCTGTTGCGACGATTTGTCAGCAACAAGATGTGGCTATAGCAGCATCCGATCCTTGGGCAGCTAGTGATGCTTGGCAATCGCATTTGCCTGCCACACAAATCTTACGCTTTGAACATGACGGTAAAACGCTGCAAGCCATGATTGAATTTCAAGCAGATAACCTACACTGCACAGTGAGTCATTCAGAGACGGACAAAACTCAAGCATTTTCTGTCACAAATATGCGCTTAAATGGCCAACAATTGCACCTGACGATTAATCAGCAACCAACTACTGCATGGGTAGTTGAAAACCAGGACACATTGGTGATAATACACCAGGGTGAGTCTTTCACGTTGATGCGATGGTCAGCTAATCATGCGCATACCGACTCCAACGCAGACGCTAGCTTGCTAGCGCCTATGCCCGGCACAGTTGCCGCGGTGATGGTTAAGGTTGGAGAACAAGTCGCAAGTGGTCAGCCACTGATGATCTTGGAAGCCATGAAAATGGAACACACGATCACCGCACCACATGAAGGCACAGTAGAGGACGTATGTTACAACATTGGCGACCAAGTAAATGATGGCGCGGTGTTACTTAGCTTGGAAGCAACGACATGACAAACAATGCAGTTTTAGATTGGGAAGCCACACTGGCATTAGCCAACCACAGCACCGAATTGGTCTCTGAGTTATTACAGTTATTTTCCGACCAACTCGACAATGATCAAACCTTACTACAAGATGCCTACCAACAATCTGACATGGCGAGTTTACGTCAACATGTACATCGACTGTTAGGATCTTGCAGTTACTGTCGCGTCCCTATATTTCAAAATGCATTAGAAACATTTAGTACTGCTGTAAAAGCTGACGAGAGCCAGGACTTGCTTGATAGTAAATTTGAAGCACTCATGGATGCTTGCACGAAATTAAAGGTCGAAATTTCACATGCACTGAAGGAACACTTCGCATGAGAAAAACCGCTATTTTATTCGGTTTTTCTTGCGTTTTGGCATTCACTGCATGTTCTGAAAAGCCAAAACAAAAACCACAAGCCCCGAAGCCACAACAAATTGTAGCAAAACCTGAATATACAAAAATGGGTTACTGCCCTGCTGCGAATACTTTACGAATGACTAACATGCATTGGGCTGCACCTGGTGGCTGGCAGACAATCACACCCTCATTTAGCAAACACATCACGCGCTTTGCCGGTGCACAATGGAAAGGTTACACAAATGGTAAAGTTGCCTGTATTTACACTGGCGACAGCAACGATTTTGATATTGCTTTGCAAACCAATCAATTGGTTGGTGAACCTGCTGGTATGAATTGGACTGCCAGTCATAAAGATCAAGTTGGTCAGCAAATTTATAATTGCGCATCCAATCAACCGTCAAACTGTGGCTTCCCCATTGCAGTGAAAACGTGGCAAGACGACAGCACACCGGACATCAAGCCCATTAACCTTGATGAGAAAGTCCCCGTCGTGGGGCCTCAGTCTACGCAATTGTAGCGATACACTGTCATGCTGGATGCAAATTCGCTATCTATCAAAATAATCTTTGTGGCGTGATCGAGTGCATCTTTCGAAAACACGCATAAAGCCATCCCTGGCGCTCGATGCCGGCATCCCTGCCGCCAACGGTTTTCGAAAGAAGTACACCGATCATGCCTGTTATCTTTCACTACTGTCACCCCGGTCCGTACAATCAAGTGCGGGATGACGGCGGTGAATGATGGAGATCCCGCATCAAGTGCGGGATGACGGCGGTGAATG contains:
- the accC gene encoding 3-methylcrotonyl-CoA carboxylase subunit alpha, producing MFKKILIANRGEIACRVMKTARELGIKTVAVYSDADTHAMHVQMADEAHHIGPSPASDSYLDHARILAIAKQSGAEAIHPGYGFLSENAGFAEDCEKAGIIFIGPPAAAIRAMGSKSVAKRRMEKAKVPMLPGYHGDKQDEKTLLDAAKKIGFPVLLKAAAGGGGKGMRRIDHEKDFSAAFAATKREALKSFADDTLLIEKYLTSPRHVEMQVFSDTHGNHVYLFERDCSIQRRHQKILEEAPAPNLDNAIQTRMGEVAVDAAKAIDYVGAGTIEFLLDVDQQFYFMEMNTRLQVEHPVTEMTTKQDLVAWQLHVAAGNPLPCTQAELTQHGHAIEVRLYAEDPANQFLPSTGELALFHVPSHDPHVRLDTGVQTGDHITPFYDPMIAKLIVWGNDRHDAITRMQQTLAETHIVGVKNNVALLRRIVAHPDFANAKLSTHFIDMHQDTLMPAPTPMPADCICLAAVATICQQQDVAIAASDPWAASDAWQSHLPATQILRFEHDGKTLQAMIEFQADNLHCTVSHSETDKTQAFSVTNMRLNGQQLHLTINQQPTTAWVVENQDTLVIIHQGESFTLMRWSANHAHTDSNADASLLAPMPGTVAAVMVKVGEQVASGQPLMILEAMKMEHTITAPHEGTVEDVCYNIGDQVNDGAVLLSLEATT